CGCTGACGGATATGACCAGCCCGGCCAGAAGCCAAAGGGTGTTGTTGAAGGTGCCGGCCCAGATAAATCCCAGGGGTTGTTGGTTGTAGTCGATCTTGATGCCCAGGTAGGCGAAGGTGGCGCGTTCGTAGTGTTTGGTTACCGAGGTTTGTTCGATGAGGTCCCGGGTCGTTTCGTAGCCGGTGAAGTGGGCCATGACGGATTGTTCATGGGATTTATCGACTTGCAGGCTTGCGAACAGGCCGCCGGGAATCTGGTTGTCAGGGTCCATGGTGTCCCCGATTTGGGGGATGATCAGGACAATGATGAGCCACAGAACCAAGGCCAAGATCAATCCGGTGCCGGTGCGCCGGGTCAACGATGCCAGGGCCATGGCCAGCAGTGACCACATGATGAGGTAGCCGATGGTGTGGGCATCCGCCAAAGCAAGGCGGAGGTAGTCGCTGCCTTGAAGGGGCGCGTTTCCCACCAGCAGCAAGGTGACGGTGACAACGAGGAACAGGCCAGTCACGGTAACTGCCCAGAGCAGGGCCAGCGAGAGGATTTTTCCTCCCGCGAAGGCATACCGTCCTAGGGGTCGGCTAAAGATCAGATGAAGCGTGCCCCGACCTCTTTCCTTGGTGATGATCGAATAGCCCAGGACGACGGCGAACAGGCTCCCGATGATTTCCAGGTACTCGACCCCGCCTCGGAGCATTTGTAGGGGAAAGAGTTGCGGGGCCGGGGCTGTGGCGGCACTTCCTGCCGCTGTCAGGGCATCGACGTAGTGGTTGTAGTCGGCGATCGTGAGCCGGAAATCCGCAGCGGCCACGACCACGGACAAGACGACGGCGACGGCCAGGAAAATGAACAGCACGAGCATGAACCGGTTGCGGCGCAGATCAGTGAGTTCTTTGCGGGCTAGGACCAGTACTTCAGTCATGGAGTTCGCTCCTCATCCGGTCCCGCCGGGTCAAGGCGACGGCGATACAGGCGACCACGGCGAAGGCACTGATGGTCAGGAAGCCACCGGTCATGGTGCCGGTGGCCTGCGGGTCTGTGAGGATCAGTGCACTGACGTGCTTGAATTGCTCGCCCACAGACAGCGGGCCAAGCAGGCTGCTCGTGAAGGCGAAGAATCCGGTCTGGGCTGCTGGCGGCGCGGCGACGGGGTTGAGCAGGGAGACAGGATGGGCCGCGGTCCCCAACAGCGGCAGGATGAAAACCATCACGCTCCAGAGCACGATCGGGATGAGCAGTGCCGACGTGGCCGAGGAAGAGTAGAGGCCGGCGAGCATGCCCAGTGCCACGAACGGGACCATGAACAACCACGCCAGGACGTACAGGCCAGCGATCCGTGCGCCGTCACTTAGGGAAAGAATATGGCCAGTGACGACGCTGACGCATCCGATGTTAATCACTGTCGCGGCCGCCAGCAACAGCAGAACGAATAAGGCCAAACCAGTGAGTTTCGCTCCCAAATAGGAGGAGGTGTGGACATCCCGGGAGAGTATTAGATCTGTTGTTCTGGCCTGCCTGTCCCTCAAAGTGGAGCGGGCGCCGATGACAATGGCCAGCAGTGCCCCGATGAGCACAATATAGATCACCGTATTGCGTGCGTAATACAGTGGCGAGAACGTATCAAAGGGGTTCGGTGCCGTGGTCAGGCCCTGGCTGAGCACCTCACGGTAGACCCCCGTCACGCTCGCCCGCGCCGAGGATCCGATGAACGCCGACGCGGCAATCATTCCTACGAAGACCGCCAGCAACAACTGAGGGAGCCGCTCACGCGCAGTGCAGAGGAGCTCCTGGCCGATGACGGCGGTCCATCGGTTCATGGCCGGTGACCGGCTTCAATGTGTAGATAGATATCCTCCAACGAGTCCTGGCCAGGGAAGGACTCGAGGGTGGCGGCAACGGAGTCCTGGTAGATCAGGGTACCGGAGCTGAGAATACCGATGCTGGTGCACGTCTTAGTCACTTCCGCGAGCAGATGGGTGTTCATGAAAATTGTCATGCCGAGCTCGGTGTTCAGGGAAATGATGATCTCACGCAGTTTTGCTACGCCCTGTGGATCCAGCCCGGAGGTCGGTTCGTCCAGGAACAGCACGGAGGGTTGGTGGAGGATGGCTTGGGCGATGCCCGCGCGTTGACGCATGCCTTTGCTGAAGGTGCTCATCCGCTGGCCCTCATGGCCGGCAAAGTCCAGAAAGCCGAGTACCTCCCGGATCCGCGTCCCTGGAGTGCGGATGCCTGAGAGGCGGGCGAAGAACTTCAGGTTTTCACCCAACGTGAGATTGTCATAGAACTGGACGTTCTCGGGCAGGTACCCGATGGTGCGGCGCACCTGGTTGGCTGCCGACCTGATGTCATGGCCACCGATCAGGGCCGTTCCCGAGGTGGGTTCCAACAGTGTGGTCAGGATATTGACTATTGTTGTTTTTCCCGCCCCGTTGTGGCCCAGCAGGCCAAAAATCTCGCCGACGGGCACTGACAGGGTCAGCTCGTTCAGTGCCTGCTGGGCACCGTACCGCTTGGCCAAGCCCGTTGTCGCAATCGCATCATTGCTCATAGCACCGGAGCCTACGTGCCACAAGCTAAGAGGAAGCTGAGAGAGTGCCCATCCATGGATCCGGACCCCGGAATCCGTCGGCGGGCAGCTTTTGAGGTGTTATGGGGCCAGTCCGAGCCGGGGTGCCAGCCAGGTTAGCGCCGGGTTCATGGCATTCACTGGCACCTCCCATGAGTGGCCAGCGCCTGGCACGCTGTACGTCATGACAGTTATCCCTGCCGCCCGGGCTGCTGCGGAAATCTGATGCATGTAACCGGTGAAGCGACCATCCTGCGCACCTGCAGCGAGGAACATCCAGCTATCCGTGTACCTGCTTTTTGCCATCACCGCCAGGGGGGTGACGGCGTTGAACGCTGCCGTGTCGCCGCCGAATGCCGTGTTGATGGTCGCGTTCCGGTCGGCTGAGAGTGCCGGTTCTGCCTCACCGCTGAGATCAATGGCGGAGGGGTATGTTTTCGGGTGCAGGGTGGCCATTTGCAGCGCGCAGGTGCCACCAAAGGAGAATCCGGCGATGGCCCAGTACTGCGGGTTCGGATCAACGTTGAGTGTGCTTTTGATCCAGGCAGGGACATCCACGGCGAGGTAGGTGTCCGCCTTGGCGATCCGCGAGTCCATGCACATGGTGTTCCCGGAGGCGGATCCGTTTACATCTGGAATCACGACGACCGGGGCCAGTCCTTGGTGAGAGGTGGCGAAAGCGTCCATGACCTGCTGCAATTGGCCGGCCTTGAGCCAGTCGGCCGGGGACCCGGGTTGTCCCGGGATGAGGACCAACACCGGCAGCAGCGGTGGATTCGTGGCTTGGTAGGCCGGAGGCAGATAGACGTAGGCGGTCCGGCCGGTAAAGCCGGAGACGTGGCCCGGGATCTGCGCCGAGTTCACCGTGCCGGTTCCTGCCAGCCCAGCCGGTTTCACCCAATGGTTCACCACCGGGCCAGTGGTCGCAACGATGAGGCTATGCCCTGATGATGTCTTGGGCCCGGGTCGTACCAAGGGTGCGATGTTCGCTGTGCTGGCGCCTGTGACATCACCGATGGTGCGGTACGCGCCATAGTAGAGGTTGATTTGCGCGGCGACGGCAACAACCACCAGAGCCATGGCTACCGGGGCCAAGGCCTTGCGCCATCGGCGACTGCGGACGAGGTTAAGCACCATGAGGAGCACGGCGAAGAGTGCGACACCAATCCAAGCGATCACCTCAAGGGGCAGGTCATAGGCGCTCAGCCCGGCTATATGGACCACGTACCAGTTGATGGCCCAAGCCAGTGCGGCGGCCAGAACTACAGCGGACCCTACGCTGAGGATCCATCCGCGGCGACGGCGCAGCATCAGCCACGCCCCTGATGCACACGCCACAACAGCCAGCAAGACCGGAAACGGGCCGGAGATCAGATCAATAGTGGAAATGATATCCATGGCAATCGCTTCCAGTGGCTAGTAGAGGAGGGTATGACGTCCGGCATCCTGAAGGCTGAAAAATGGGCTGGTGTCAGGGTGAATGCCCCGGACAGGACGGGGGATCCTGTCCGGGCCATTCTGATTCGTTGCGGCAGCCCGTTATCTTTTTGATAGTCCCTAGAAAGAGGATCATAGGGATTGTCGGCCGACCAATCTCGGCATGGTGTCTTGCCCCTGTCTATCCAATGATCCGGGGGGTGTTGCCACCGAGATTGGGATGGCAGCGAGGTGATTGCTGATTAGGGGCGCGGCGCCAAAATATGGACGCCTGTCATAACGTGGATGTAAGACTTTGCTACCGGCGGTTGGTCGGCCTTGAACAAGAACTAGTTCAAAGGAGCACTAGCCATGATCACTAATGACGTGCAGATCTTTCTAGGCCTCGATGTCGGCAAAACCGACCACTGGGCCTGCGCTGTTACCAAAGATGGCACGAAAATCTGGAACAGAACGCTTCCTAACGACGAAGCCAAACTCACCGCCGTCTATCAAGACCTCAGCGCCAAGGGCACGGTTCTCGTTGTCGTGGACCAGCCAGCGACCATCGGCGCGTTAGCCGTCGCACTCGCTCAACACCTGGGTATCCCGGTGGCCTACCTGCCCGGGTTATCGATGCGTCGAATCGCGGACATGTACCCGGGATCGGCGAAAACCGATGAGAAGGATGCGTTCATCATCGCGGACGCGGCCCGCACCATGCCTCACACCCTGCGCAGCATCGAGGTCGCTGACGAGGACGAAGCCACGTTAGCCATGCTCACCGGTTTCGATCTGGACTTGGCACGCCAGATCACGCAAACGAGCAATCGAATCCGCGGGCTCTTTACCCAGATTCACCCACCCCTGGAACGCGTCATTGGCCCTTGGTTGGATCACGACGCCGTTCTTGAAGTCCTCGCGACCTGGCCCACACCGACCCAACTCAGGCAGGCCGGCAAAGCGCGGATCGCTGCGAAACTCAAGAAGCACGGAGCCCGACGCCACACCGCGTGGGCAACGACAATCCTTGCCGCACTGGAGAAACAGAGCGTTATCGTGGTCGGCACCGACGCTGCCGCACTAGTGATCCCACACCTCGCCAATCAGTTGATCTCCCTGCATGCCCAACGCAGCGATGTGGCCACTCACCTGGAGAAAATGGTCGAGGCCCACCCTCTTTACCCGGTCCTGACATCCATGCCAGGGGTCGCCGTCAGGACCGCAGCGATCATCATTGCCGAGATCTCCGGCAAAACCTTCGCTAACGCCGCCGCCATGGCCTCATACGCAGGCTTAGCGCCAACAACACGCCAGTCAGGTACCTCGATCAAATCCGAACGCGTCAGCCATTCAGGGAACAAA
The Arthrobacter alpinus genome window above contains:
- a CDS encoding ABC transporter permease gives rise to the protein MTEVLVLARKELTDLRRNRFMLVLFIFLAVAVVLSVVVAAADFRLTIADYNHYVDALTAAGSAATAPAPQLFPLQMLRGGVEYLEIIGSLFAVVLGYSIITKERGRGTLHLIFSRPLGRYAFAGGKILSLALLWAVTVTGLFLVVTVTLLLVGNAPLQGSDYLRLALADAHTIGYLIMWSLLAMALASLTRRTGTGLILALVLWLIIVLIIPQIGDTMDPDNQIPGGLFASLQVDKSHEQSVMAHFTGYETTRDLIEQTSVTKHYERATFAYLGIKIDYNQQPLGFIWAGTFNNTLWLLAGLVISVSAALLTGTKKTILRKVP
- a CDS encoding alpha/beta hydrolase codes for the protein MDIISTIDLISGPFPVLLAVVACASGAWLMLRRRRGWILSVGSAVVLAAALAWAINWYVVHIAGLSAYDLPLEVIAWIGVALFAVLLMVLNLVRSRRWRKALAPVAMALVVVAVAAQINLYYGAYRTIGDVTGASTANIAPLVRPGPKTSSGHSLIVATTGPVVNHWVKPAGLAGTGTVNSAQIPGHVSGFTGRTAYVYLPPAYQATNPPLLPVLVLIPGQPGSPADWLKAGQLQQVMDAFATSHQGLAPVVVIPDVNGSASGNTMCMDSRIAKADTYLAVDVPAWIKSTLNVDPNPQYWAIAGFSFGGTCALQMATLHPKTYPSAIDLSGEAEPALSADRNATINTAFGGDTAAFNAVTPLAVMAKSRYTDSWMFLAAGAQDGRFTGYMHQISAAARAAGITVMTYSVPGAGHSWEVPVNAMNPALTWLAPRLGLAP
- a CDS encoding ABC transporter permease, which produces MNRWTAVIGQELLCTARERLPQLLLAVFVGMIAASAFIGSSARASVTGVYREVLSQGLTTAPNPFDTFSPLYYARNTVIYIVLIGALLAIVIGARSTLRDRQARTTDLILSRDVHTSSYLGAKLTGLALFVLLLLAAATVINIGCVSVVTGHILSLSDGARIAGLYVLAWLFMVPFVALGMLAGLYSSSATSALLIPIVLWSVMVFILPLLGTAAHPVSLLNPVAAPPAAQTGFFAFTSSLLGPLSVGEQFKHVSALILTDPQATGTMTGGFLTISAFAVVACIAVALTRRDRMRSELHD
- a CDS encoding IS110 family transposase; this encodes MITNDVQIFLGLDVGKTDHWACAVTKDGTKIWNRTLPNDEAKLTAVYQDLSAKGTVLVVVDQPATIGALAVALAQHLGIPVAYLPGLSMRRIADMYPGSAKTDEKDAFIIADAARTMPHTLRSIEVADEDEATLAMLTGFDLDLARQITQTSNRIRGLFTQIHPPLERVIGPWLDHDAVLEVLATWPTPTQLRQAGKARIAAKLKKHGARRHTAWATTILAALEKQSVIVVGTDAAALVIPHLANQLISLHAQRSDVATHLEKMVEAHPLYPVLTSMPGVAVRTAAIIIAEISGKTFANAAAMASYAGLAPTTRQSGTSIKSERVSHSGNKRLKRALFLSAFASIRFDPTSRAYYDRKRAQGKRHNQALIALAHRRLTVLFALLRDKTLYDLPELKAA
- a CDS encoding ABC transporter ATP-binding protein → MSNDAIATTGLAKRYGAQQALNELTLSVPVGEIFGLLGHNGAGKTTIVNILTTLLEPTSGTALIGGHDIRSAANQVRRTIGYLPENVQFYDNLTLGENLKFFARLSGIRTPGTRIREVLGFLDFAGHEGQRMSTFSKGMRQRAGIAQAILHQPSVLFLDEPTSGLDPQGVAKLREIIISLNTELGMTIFMNTHLLAEVTKTCTSIGILSSGTLIYQDSVAATLESFPGQDSLEDIYLHIEAGHRP